A single window of Fusobacterium periodonticum 1_1_41FAA DNA harbors:
- a CDS encoding AHH domain-containing protein — translation MYKEVEGKNKVTNIPKNLTKKEMENNKNKANSKILDKQLQNAGVKKPDYNCAAHHLVSDATMPKATKALNKYGIEINSATNGVYLPTPNADTSKVTTEVVHSKPNGKEYKELLEKSIPDIAENMENTNASYDEIQAELENELNNTRIKLLTGELKINNAKFKTTEKGEK, via the coding sequence ATGTATAAAGAAGTAGAAGGAAAAAATAAAGTAACTAATATACCCAAAAATTTAACTAAAAAAGAGATGGAAAATAATAAGAATAAGGCAAATTCAAAAATACTAGATAAGCAACTTCAAAATGCAGGAGTAAAAAAACCAGATTATAACTGTGCAGCTCATCACTTAGTTTCTGATGCAACTATGCCTAAAGCAACTAAAGCTTTAAATAAATATGGGATTGAAATAAACTCAGCAACAAATGGAGTTTATTTACCAACACCTAATGCTGATACTAGTAAAGTTACAACAGAAGTTGTTCATTCAAAGCCTAATGGTAAGGAATACAAAGAACTTTTAGAAAAATCTATACCAGATATTGCTGAAAATATGGAAAATACAAATGCTTCTTATGATGAGATACAAGCAGAATTAGAAAATGAATTAAATAATACAAGAATTAAATTATTAACAGGGGAACTAAAAATAAATAATGCAAAATTTAAAACAACAGAAAAGGGGGAAAAATAG